In Haliscomenobacter hydrossis DSM 1100, the DNA window CATTGTATGAACAATAAGGCGGTGGCGGAGGAGATTGGGTGTGTTTTGAGGAATTTGGGTAATGCTTGAAGGTAGTTGATGCGTGGATAGCTTTCCATTGTTGGCCGTTTAATCCGATATGTTTCAAAAGTTCTTTTTTACCACCTCTATCATTCTTTTTTTCACAGATTCCCAAGTTACTTTATCATCAAAAACCAGCGGCATTTCGGCCAGTTCAGCATCGTCAAAGTAAGTTAAACTACGAATCACATGAAAACTAGTGGAATGATGAAACATTTGATCGTACCACTCTAAAATTTGAGCAGGTTCAAATCTTTCGAAAAGATAATACATATCGAAAAAATCCTTTTTCGTGCCACGTTTTGTAACCGCATCTAATTTCATTGGGGCAATGTCACGCATATCCGCTAAACGTAGCCCATCAACTTCAATTAAGGGAAAGGCAAATGGGTATCGGAAATGTACAACATCAACCTTTATCCCCTCTATCACAGTGATAAAAATAGTATTATTGACTGTAAGTGGTTGAACTTGATAACGCTGTTGAAGGTATTCAAGCAACTGGACTGCGTCGAATGGGAGGTGTGTAAACAAATCTAAATCCACAGACTGACGGTGGCCTATTTGCAGAGCCAAGGAAGTGCCTCCAACCAGA includes these proteins:
- a CDS encoding nucleotidyl transferase AbiEii/AbiGii toxin family protein, encoding MLYSHTVESGTLELLKKLSSEPALAHNFLVGGTSLALQIGHRQSVDLDLFTHLPFDAVQLLEYLQQRYQVQPLTVNNTIFITVIEGIKVDVVHFRYPFAFPLIEVDGLRLADMRDIAPMKLDAVTKRGTKKDFFDMYYLFERFEPAQILEWYDQMFHHSTSFHVIRSLTYFDDAELAEMPLVFDDKVTWESVKKRMIEVVKKNF